The Plasmodium vivax chromosome 12, whole genome shotgun sequence genomic interval AATCCGTGAAGATGTCGCAGATATCACTTATGTAAGTGTCTAACAATCGGACGGATATATTTATAGGAAATTCTCTCAACAAAAGACAGTTCACCCATCGGAAGGAAAACTGAATGAAATCGATATTATTTTCGTAAATATGATTGAACAAAGAATTGTCTATTCGTTTTACAATCTCTTTCACTTTTATAATTGCCCTTTGAATGCCCGGCTGTCCAAAAGTGTAGTTATCTTGAATCTGCTCCAGTAGCTTagaaagacaaaaatataaatctgATTCTACGTTCCTCAATTCTTCATCGGCTATATTGTCTATGTCATCCgaatttatttccttttttaaaacgattGGTCTTagaaaaacaattaaaaatggagttaCCAGGTCGTTTATTCCCTGTACGTATCCGCAGGCTGGATGCCGAACGGAGTATATAAACAATACATGTTCGCTCAGctgctgaatttttttatggttaaaaatgttgtaaCAGGATTTCGTTCTTGGTATGTCCACTTTAATTTGACGTAAAATCTTCAATTCTTCTTCCGACAGTTTACTCTTATTgtaatattcttttttcaaattttcgtattcatctctttttttttttaatactttATCTGTGTCTTCTCGGTTGAGGGGTAAATACCCGAGCGCTAGCTTCCAGCAGTTCTCCCGCACGTCGAAGGCCACCTCATCGGAGATTCCCCCCCATAGGATGTTCTTCAGTTCGTCTGCACAGAGGGGGGCAAAATAGTGGGGAAGAGGGAGCACGTTGGAGGGGCTATTCGGGGGGGGACTCTCATATGTTCAGTAAATGTCTGGAGCTCTCTCGTATGTTCCATGAATGCCTCGAACACTCTCATATGCCCAGTGAATGCCTCTTGCTCTCTTTGCGATGGCCCCAGATACACCTCAAAAGAGTGCCCCCTTTGAGGAAAGCACACATGGGAACACCCAGCTGGGAATGCTCCTGGGGAggacctcccccccttcttccctcAAATAGCACTCTCCACTCCAGACAGGAGCGCACACAACGGAAGAACCGCACAGAAGCTACAAATCCATTCGATGCAGTTGGAACGCGCAGGCACCCACTCAGGTGCACTTCTTCTGAAAGAGGCCACCGAACTGACTATGCAGAATCAATTTGCACAGATGTGAGGACACCCCCCAGGCCCAAATGTAACCACACAAATATGCACATCTAGCCATGTTGCTCTTTCACGTACTTATGTCGATAATAGGACTGTTCAGGATAGAACACAATTTCTTCATCCTCTgcgaaatgttttttttttccgtttgatcttttttcttttcatccttttcttcctctaatttcattttgtatttttttttttttttttttatactattaCTTAACTAACAATAATGGGGGAGAAATCATatcacacaaaaaaaaaatgaagatttccttttttcacgGGGATGCGAAAAAACCCTAATCTGAATTCGCATTTTACTTAAATGTGTTTTACCAGGGGAAGGTGGGGTGGTGGTGGGCAGCTTTCGTGCATCTCACCGGAGGAGTTTTTCTTTCACCTTTTTATTGTACTGTAATGTATTgtattttttggtattttttgtattttttgtattttcttgTATTTTCTTGTacttttttgtacttttttgtatttttttttttttttttttgcattcgcTATACTTACGTACATTTTTGTATGCGCTAAAATTTGGATCCGTTCAGGCGATGCGGGGTAGGAATATATATTCCCCGCCATGCCCTGTGAGCGGGAGCATTGCATACGATGATAAGTCCCTTGGGGataccccccccccccccccatttgtgtcATACCCACGATTCGCTTTAATGAAGATACCAATGACGGGCGAAGCATGCATTACCCTATTGCTACTTCTTCCCATGCACTGCTCCATGTGTTAACTTTTTAAGTGACGCTAGATTGGGGAGGCTATCTGGAGTCGCCCCCAGCGTTACAAAGAACGGAGATGCCAACGAGTtggtacacatttttgctgaGGAGCCTGATTGGTGAACAAGGCGAGTTCTCAACAAGgggtggtaaaaaaaaaaaaaaaaaaaaaagtaatacaAAGAGAAGGCGAAGGAGAAACATAAAAGGACGCCAACTCAAATAGGAACAGGACAACCAACGCGCGAAGCAAACTCCAgtgcgcacaaaaaaatggcaagcgAAAAGGCTAATCCGCTTCAGAgagcgaaattaaaaaggaagtcgCTGCATGTACGTGGGCGAGTAGCACATGGGGATGATACCCCAAAGGCTTTACAAAGTTGATAAATCAACTCGcgagaaacaaaaatgacgCGGTGATGCACATATGCTGGAAGCTGCTCATTTTCAAACGTTGcactttcccctttttgccatgCGGTCGGGACGCGATTCAGTAAACATAACGCTAAATCGCTCGCGACGCATCCAAACACACTCAACTTTTAACGTCTTTTCGGGGAAACGTAAATTTGttaccattttaaaaaaaacacttccTGCAGATCGAtgacatttttacaaaagcaGTCAAATAATAGCTCCACCATTTGGCTGTACTAAGTAATGCGCGCCATCTGCAAATATTTCAACGTTGGCgtacaaattgggaaaaaaaaaaaaaaaaaaaaaaaccaacaTGTATGCagagaagcgaaaaaaaaaaaaaaaaaaatgcacacattcgCTAAGGGCATAAGGTATGTAGGGCAAAACGCCTCATTTGCTAATGGCCCCTCTGCAAAATTGGGCAGAAAGGTAAAACTGTTTTGCACAACTTTTCTTTCCGAGTAGCTCTTATAAAAGTCTTCCTTCCCGTTGCCCTTTTCCTCACATTTCGTGCGGAAAAAACATTGCGTTTGAGATGTTTGCCAAACAAGCAAAGTGTGTTTCATGACATTTGCGCGGTGCGGAGGGGCCACGTGCATGTAAATGGCCTCATCAGTGTAAatacaaaggggaaaaaaaaaaaaaaaaaaacatacaaatgtatgcaaatgtatacacacatgtaaCATAAACGTGTGACCATAAGAGCGACGCGCCACAGCCACACAATGGGGTTATCCGCCTATTAGTCGATGtatccctcccccccgtgagtgtttcaaaatattaaattttaaactAGCTGTACATCCGGACCAGCAGGTTGATGCTTTGCCAAATGCGCATAACGAGATCGCCTTCCTTCGATTCTCACCCAGACTTTGCAGCCCCTTGTTACATCTTATCAATTTGCTGCCCAGTCAGCcatgtgcagaaaaaaaaatgcaaaatgttaGCACACTGACGTAGCAGCACAGTAACGTAGCAGCGCAGCAAAGTGACGGCACTGCAAAAAGAATTACGACTTGCCAGCCGAACGGTGAGCAAATATGGACCAACCAAGTAGCCATAAAAATTGCGAAGCCTTTTAACACTCTGCAAAATAATGCTTGTCCAAAGCGTTCGTTACCTTGCAACAAAATATCTTACGCTTAAAAGTGTTCGatttttggcaaattttCGTCACGCCGCGAATCGGTTAATGAATTTCCAGACAGAATGCCTCGCGCGTTTTTAACGCCACTCTgtcgttatttttttgttaagttTGACCAactggatttttttttttttttttttgtattaaacTGCACGGTTATATCTTCCCTTTTGATGCCTCTCCTACATTGCATCCGTTATTTGTTTAGTTATTCGATCGTGCCGTATGttctgctatttttttttttttttttgtcccaactttttttttttttttatgtgacTCTTTGCCGCGAAAAGATTGCCCCCTTCTTTTTGTGACTTCGTAAAATTGtttgcatttaaaaaaaaaaaaaaagaaaaagcgtCTAAgtgttataaattttaatacagTTCATGGGCGTATGCCTtgtgttattttcccccctttgtgacAATTCGAGATTTATAAACGCTTAGCTCACTTCGATCTGCCGCTTGCTCGCTTGAATTTCCCCGTCGATTTACCTGCACACGAGCAGCTTCTCCGATGTGATGACGCCATAAGGGCTCAGACTTGTCATGCACCAAAGTGGGAAaacccaggggggggggcgttttcttttttttttttttcctgcgcgTTGGCTATTTATATAGCcccgttttttctttctttttttttgcctttttaatATGCTTATTTAGAAGTGCAAAACGGTAGAGAGGACGTCAAGGGGGCCACTCGCTGCATGTTGGCTTACACGAATGTGCAGTCGTACACATCGCACGCGCATCACGTGTGTGACTTCTCCCTCCCTCCATTTCTGCACATCTTCATAGAACATATCACCcttatatatacaatttgAAAAGCAATATAATCCCCCTCTGCACGTTAGACTAACCATTTGGAAGTACTCTCCTGTGGTTACTCCAGCACCTAAGTGTACACAGTAAAGTAGCAGCGGCGAacgcatgtgtgtgcaccTGTCGGTGTaatcccccccaaaaaaaccCACAACTACAATTATAACCTCACCCATAATGTTCAGAAGCATTATCCCAACCACGGTTGGTCTGAACAATTCCAAGTACGTCCACGCGAACATCGATGAGGAATACGACTTGTTCGGATCAAACGACAGCGAGGTGAaggaaagaaacaaaaaagatgaagaagcgACGTCGCCAAAACATGTTATAAGTGCATCCAACGCGtacaacataaaaattagcCACCTGGAGGAGTGCAAAACGCCGGAAGAACTAGCactgaaaatattaaaatcgcaaaatttccaaaataaaagaaaatacacAAATGAAAATCATCTGCtgtatgaaaagaaaaaaaaaaaaaatgcacacgtgGAGAGTGAAGCTATGTACTCTAAAAATGGATGTCCCCATGGGAGAtattcctcctcatcatcattGGGGAGACGAACTACGCAGAGCTGCAATTTTGAGagcttcaattttttggggggcccCCCTGATGGTTATATGTACAATGGGGGGAGTTACTCCTCTGAGAGAGGACTGAATAGGGACGCTCTTCCACCCAGGAACTCTTCCAACTTCCACGGCTTTGTGGGCAACCCTAACCGGTTAAGCGGCACGTATAAGAACCAGCAAAGGGGGTCCTCCAACAGCCACTGGTGCCACAACAGATGCGAAGAAATGACGAGTGAACCTGCCATCCAAAGCAGTTACAATCACATCGACCAAAGGGTAATAAACGAAATggacaaaatgaagttaGCTTGTAAGTACCAGTTTAGCAGCTTGAAGAGGTTCGATAGAATTGGGATACCCCCCGGTAGGAGCAACCTCTTTGGTgaccccccccgcggggggtcAAGCGGGATGGGAGGATCCTACCAGGGAGGAGCTAGCATGGAAGGAGCTTACACAGGAGGAGCTTACCCGGAGGGAGCTCATGCGAACGCCATTGACGTGGAGGAGGTCTATGACCACCTGTCCAGTTGTAACCCTCCAAAAGTAGAGCCGACTGATGAGGAACGTATGAAGAAGCTCCCACCCGATGACGCAACATTGCAGGATATCTCGCAACCACTACTCACCAAGGATGCAGAAGGAAAGGGAAATCACCCGTATGAGGACCCCCCAGATGGTGAAACCCACCATTTCAAATGCGAAGGCGATAAAGAGAATAACCCAGTTAAAGTATTAgcaaacgaaaaggaaggggATGAAAATGGGGATCCatcacagggggggaacCCCATTACAGATATGCCTAACCAGAAGAGCGTACCAAACGAAGCGGGAGAAATAAGCCCGTGGAGGGAACCCACCCAGGAGGAGACCGCAGAAAGTGCAGATAAGGCGGGCCAAGTGGATGAAATGCAGATAAAGGAGGTGGAGGCGGGTGCAGAGGCAGACGTAGAAACGGACGCCGAAGCAGACGTAGAAACAGACGCAGACGTAGACGCAGCCGCGGAGGGGGAATCGCCCCCACTAGGGGAGCCAAACGATAGCGCCAACAGGTGCATCCAAAACGACTTGGAGCAAAACAACCAAATGGTGATGCCCCCCAATTGTGACGCTTCTGCCCAGACCAGAGAGAATAACAGAAGGTGGGCCCAGCTGGAACAACACATGGACTCCTTCCTAAGCATCAACCCGAGCgacttaaataaaaataaaaagatgaAACGAATAGTAGCCTGTCTAGAGGGATGCCTCAAAAATGATAAGCACATGGCCTAcgatgaaggaggaaaagtcGAAATCGtgttggaaaaaatttttgcaaatgtgaAGGAATTTCTCAGTAAGGAGATCTGCTACAGGAGAGGACAAAAAAGAGACACGGCGTCTTCTGATgaaggggaaaggaaaggagaaGGCATACCTGCCCAGGGGAGTGGCACCCTCAGCAACGTGGAGGACGAACGGGATGAGGCTTCCCAAAGCGGAAGCGACACCCACGGGAACGCTGATGAGGCGGTCCGCGCGAGAAGTAGAAGCAAGGGTGGCAGTAAGGGTGGCAGTAAGGGCGGCACGAAAAATGCCCCACATAACGGCGGGAAACATCGCGCCGCGAAACAGCGCCCCGCGAAAAACGCGCGAAGTGCGAAGCAGCCAAACGAAGCAGTCATGAGCGACCTCATATACGGGCACTACAACATCCTGCTGTACCTGCTTCTGCTCAATTTCGAGTGCTTCAAAAAATACGTAGACACAGAGGAGCTAAACGAACAGGTCCTAATCAACCTCAAgatgaattttaaaaatgttatccTGAAGCTCTGCCActgcgaaataaaaaatagagtCATTCAGTTTTACCACGTGCATGAGACCTACCTAGTGCAGCTAAACTGCGTCTATGAAAAGTGCCTCCTTTACATTTCAAACCTTTACATATACATAGAGGAGTACGATTCAGTGCTGGTTAACCTCCTTGACCTATGCACCCTGACGCTCCAAACGAATTACAACGTGCAGAACTTGATCGTGAATTCCTCCAATTTGTTGCTAagactttttaaaaacaaaaatcgaaaaaaaatgaagaaatatgTCTTGGACGACATCCTCTCCAACATAAGCAACGTCAATTTTAGGTacaacaaaatgaacttcCGAAATAGCCATGTGAACTCTACGTACATACACCTGACTACCTTCCTGCTTATTAAAATTGCAGATTCTTTTGCTCACTATGAGGGTGACTTGAAGAGGAAGTATTTTCTGGACCTccagcgggggggggcaagCCGGGGCACATCGGCTGCGAGGAGGCTCCGCGACGACTCCGACGGTGAGGCGGACAGCggtgatgatgatgaagagTACTATGTGGGGAGGCGCCCCAAGGAAGCGCGCAACGGAGGCAGACGCGATAGAAGCAGACGAAACGGAGGCAAACGCGACGGAAGCAGACGCAACGATGGGAGCCGCCACAATGCTGCTAACACAGCTAACGCTGCTAACGCGCGAGGAGGGGAGGACGCGGGGCTGTCTGACCTTTCGCGCAGCCTAAGCATCTTCACGAGCGAGGAAGAAGGCAGCAGCGCCTGCAGCGGGGAACCCCCAAAAGAGAGCgacacaaaggggggaaaaaataaaagagccACTGGTAGAGACCCCCCCAGGCAGTACCAAatgaacgcaaaaaaggggaagccaaAATACTCgttaaggaagaaaaaagcaacaaaggGTGATCCCCACGATTGTGGCCTTTCGAGTAGCACACATGAATGCGAATCGGACgagaaaagcgaaaaaaggagagcagcAAATGCtagtggtaaaaaaaaaaaaaaaaaaaaaaaaaacattttgacaatgcaaaaaaagggaaacacaaaTGGTGTGAAAAACAACGGAGAGAAGAAAACCAACCAGGTAGGGAGCACCCCCTCAGGGAGGGAAGAAGACCCCTCGGAGGAATCCCTGAACCAGTACATGATGAGGAAGAACTTCAAGAGGCTAAACAGTGTAGTCAATTATATACTAATAGAGATTATCCAAAAAACTCTCTACGGGGACAACAGAAATGCGAAAACCATTTTGCAGTCCCTCATTTTGGACCTAATAAAATGTTGCGACAATCCCCTGTTCAGCATAAGTACTCTGTTTGTGAAAAATTctattcacattttttttgatgtcATTAACAAAAGACATGAAGGAAATGTAAAGGAGACCTGCCTCTTCATATTAAGGTACATTTTTACCTACacatttaatatttacaattatgTGAATGACGCCTGCTTCCCCTTGTTGCACAATTTGAATCGGGAGCTCTGCCAGAATAAGTTCATCAAGCCGCTCTTCCAGATGGACGGTTTTAAGGAAGCCAAGGAGGGGCTCTCTAGCCCCGCTTGCatcacggggggggggaaaaaaaaaaacgcaaaggggaagaaaggaACGAAGAAGGAGATCGCCcaggaagcggcaaaaaaggaggtacTTCGCACAAATGGAGGAGAAAGTCTCCCCGGAGAAATGACGAAACTGCTCAGGTGCTGCGACGAGGTGGAAAAAAGCGATCAATTGCTCCGTTGCCAGCAGTGTGAATCGTTCTACCACAAGATGTGCATTTACAAAGATGCGCGGAAGGTGAGCGCGCAGAGGGACATTCCCCAGGAGGGTACCAACTGGGGGGAGAGCAGCCTTCGCCAAACAGGAGGAGATAACCAAAGAAGCGGCGGGAAAAAGGACAGTCAGTGGAGTGGAGATAAAAAAGACTGCCAACGGAGCGGCAATAAAAGAAGCAGCCAACGGGAAAACCTCGATGAGGATACCGCAAAACGTGTGGAGAACCTTTTGCACCCCGCCAACGTAGCAGAGTACTACTGCGACAACTGCAAAGTGAGGAACATAATCAAAGGCATTATCATCAGAGAGGCGCAAAGGAACAACACCTTCTTGAATAGCAAATttaggaggaagaaggaaaagaacaaGGGCTTCTActgttttgaaaaatttgtgAACAAACTGAAAGCCTTCGTCGTGTATTACTACTACCTGGTGGTGCACCTCAAATGTGACAGGGCAAGTGAAGGCACGGACAGGAACTGCAACCATGTGTACTCCTACATACTCATCCTGTATAATGACTTTTTGTGCGCGGATGGGGACGCGGATGGGGATGCGGAGGGGACTGCGAAGTGGGCcacgggggaggaggagaaggggaagcagaagaagaagaagaagaagaagaaaaaggagaaggagaagggacTACCTCCTATGAAGGTTGCCACTTCCCAGAAGAGTGCCGCTCCCCTGAAGAGTGCCGCCCCCCAGAAGGACTCCACCCGCGTGAGCAAATTCGCCCAGATGCTCTGCCACGAATACCGAAACGCAGACAGGAAGGACGACGAGGCCCTGGCCAAGTGCACCGGCGCACACAACTTTGACATTTACATCCACACCGTGTGGAGGATCCACCTctacttttccttttacgaGTATTTCTTCGTAGCCCTCAACCAGCTCTTCTACATCCTCTACGAAAACGGAAACAAAAACCTCAGGTATTACAGCATCTCCATAATCAGCAACATTATAAGTGACAACTACCTGTATTTGAAGTGCAGGCACACGCAAAACATTTTGATGTCTTGCTTGACGGATAACTACCTAAAGGTGAGAGAGTACACGCTGTATATCTATTACAACTTCTGCAAGACTTTTCTGGACGTAGAAAAGCTGTCCGATTGGTGCCAACTTATCGGTGGAACGACCCACCCTCCGCTCAGTAGTACCCACACGAAGGCCGCCGAAGCGAAGGCTGCCGAAGCGAAGGTTGCCGAAGCGAGGGACAGCCCCTCGAATgaggcgaaaaaggaggagataAATGCCCTCGACGGGAAGAAAAGACGCAACCATTACCAGCGCAATCAGCCCGTCGACCTGAACCAGTACATCACAAACGAGGTTGTAGAGTCCATTAGGCGGTGCTCCAAGGACATCAAAATTAGCATCCGAATTGTCAGCGTGAAGATTTTAAAATACCTCGTCTATTTTAACGTGTACGCGAGGAGGTACCCCCGGGGAGGGGCGCaggcaggggggggagacgaCGACGGGGAGGAGCGCCACGCAGATGAGGACCGCCGCCTCACTAGCCAATCGGACTGCCAACCGGACTGCATCCGAGACAACCTCTCCATCGTGAACGACCTGATCGAGCGGTACGTGTCCACCTTCGACAACGAAACGATGAAGAGCGCCGTCCTCGAAACGTTCAtcgacatttttttcatcaacATCTTCACGCAAGCGAAGCGGAGGATGGCGAGAAGGGAAGGCACCCCAGAAGTAGACCCCTACCAGAAGGGACATTCCTATCGGGACTACCCAAACGCGCCTCACGATGGAGGATACGAATCGGAAGAAAGCCAATCAGTGACCATCGAACAGGATTCCACGGTGCACATAaggattgaaaaaaatatgtacaccCTATTCATTCATCTGCTCTACGTGATGAAGAACAAACACAACATAAACATCGTCAGCAAGATGCTCTCCCACATGGAGAAGAACGTGAGGGGGTATGACGAGAGGTTGGGCTCGGTTATGCGCTTTCTGGGCGAACACGATAAAGCGGGGACACTCGCTGGGGGTCGTCCCCACGGCGGGGGCAATAGCGGCGTTATTAGCGGCGTTATTAGCGGCGTTGTTAGCGGCGGTACCTCGGGCAACTTCAAACCCACGGCAAAGAGCGCCCACAAACGTGGCTCCTGCGCGGGAAAGGGCCGAACCGCGAACCACCCGATGGACGAGCGCGACGGAGAGGACCCCACCGAAGACGAACCCACCGACGACGCAGAAGGGACACACGGACAAACCAAAGAACAAAGCAACCTgctcaaaattaaaaacagcatatataacatataccTGAGCAACTCCTACAAGTACTTGGAAATCttgacgaaaaaaagagtgCAATATGTGCTGCAAATCTGGATTCACAATTTAATTTGTCTCTTCATTAGCAGCAGGAGGAATAGCTCCCtcgaaaaggaaacgaaaaaaattataaacatatttaacATTATCATCGAAATTATGCCCAGCTTATTTATCAAATATATGGATTTTTTCTACCCTTACATATACAACAATGATGTGTCGAAGGATGTGTGCGAGTTGCTCTCATCGATTATCCCCCACTGTAAAATGGACCTCAATTTGAAGTTCCAGTTTAAGAGGGTGCACTTCAATAACTCCCTGCTCTACCATCAAAACATTTTCATCTCGAGGTCCTACGTCCAGCTGCTCTGCACACTACACACGTATATCTTTTCcgattttttctattttaaaaCGTATATCCAAGAGTGCCTTATGAAGCTACACAAATACAAGTTATGCTTCCTAATAAACAATTACGTGGTGCAGCTGAACGATTTTGTGCGTGATTTTCAGTTCATGacgcaggaggagaagcagcgcATTCGGGGGGACCTCTTCCAGGCGTACACTCAAACGGTAGAGGTTAACGGAGGAGAGGAGGGAGacccccaaaagggagaaaaccACCCAgaccacttcttcacctaCAATCTGATCGATATGCCTTACGAACAATTTGTCAATCACCTAGACCAGTACAAGAAGCATCTCTTCGACCTCTTCTGCGTGACGCACACCGATGTGCTAAATTTGGACAAAAGCGCGTGGCTCATTTCTGTGGTGATGGAGTTCATCaacattaacaaaattgtggtGAACGATGTGTACGGCGAGGGGGTGGACCCCCACACGCACGCCGGGGTTGGGGAGgtaaaggggggagaagtaacGCGTGGCAGCGGAGCGGAGGCAAAACGTGGAGAAGTAAAGGGCAAAGGCAGGATGAAACCCGCTAGTGCGACCCACGCGAGCGAATCAAATCGAGGCACGCGAAGGAAAGCTAAACCAGATGAGCAAAAGCCGGATGCTGCTGATGATGCTGCTGCTGATGCTGCTGCTGATGCTGCTGCTGATGCTGCtgatgctgctgctgctgatgctgctgatgctgctgctgctgatgGTGACACCCAAACGAATGGCGTAAAATACATCAAGCTGTCCGAAATCGCAAACCGCGTGCAGATATACAGCCAGGGAATTCTCTACTTTGAGTTCATGCTCAATAAGGAGGTCGATTACATTAACAAGTGGAAGACGCTCCaactgaaaaatgaaatcatTACagaaattattcaaaaaaaaatcaacaccAAGAAGATAGAAAAGTTTGTCCATCTATGCAactataaattttatgaCATCTCTTCAATTGTTGTCAATCTGATTGTAGATTTGTTCTACATTTCGAACGATGTAAAATACAAATGCTTTTTCCTCCTATGCTTAAGCAAAATACTCtccaatttttacaactcccattttgttaacgACTTGAAATTGaggaatgtttttttttattgcatcaATTCGTTCAACCCAGTTTTGCAGAAGAATTTTCTCTACACGTTGCTTCACCTCATTAAGACGTACGAGCAGTTTCTTAACAACAAGGATAACCTGCTCCTCGCGCAAAGTGCTAAGAGGAGGAAATGCGAAAGTGCACTCCAGGGCGGCAGAGTCAGCATGGCTTCGGCCCCCACGGAACAACAACTTagaaatgtgaagaagggcAAAGTAACCaccaccagggggggaaacccTAATCAGAGGAACTGCCCAAAGGGGGACAGCAAAAACATCCACTCTATTGGCAGAAACAGCGCAATGGGTAACTGCCACCGGGGAGAACctacaaatgggggggaaaacctcCACGCGGATATGCCCCAAGAGGGGGATATAACCCGAAGGGAAGACCACCAAATATTCCATTGTGACTCCCCCAATATGAGTAGTCATGACGAACCAGGAAAGGGCAACCACCAGAGGGAGAGAATCAAACGGGAGGCAACCCTGGGGGAGGAAGACACAGACGAACCGCACAAAGGGAGTcgctcaaaaggggaaaaggagcaACTGAAAGGTGACAACTCGGGTTTGTGCGAACAAAATGATGCGCTACTGATGAGGGGTGAACAACTCGCGGGGGGTCCCAACTTGGGTAGCCACAACTTGGGAAGCCCCAACTGGGGGAGCCCAAACCCGAGTACCCCCACGAATGGACCCAATAACGACATCATTCACGTCCTCCTGGTGGCCTCCCTATTTGcccaaaaaattatcaacCTGCTCAGCGTGAACCGCTTCATATACGCAGACTGCTCCACAGAAGAACTGCACttgattaaaaatttagGAATTCAAATTTTGGGCAATCTCTACAAGGAGGGGTTCATCCAAGGGGCGAAAATCTGCCCCAGCATCTTCTGCCTCTGTTTCTCTCCAGATATGAAGCTAAAATgtagaagtgaaaaaattatcaacTGCATTTTGGAGAAAGACAGTTACAACTTTGTGAACGGCCTGGCGGAGTGCCTCCAGCATATGCTCTTCTACCTGATTGAAAATCACTACATGTTTAGTAATTTTGAGAGTGGCGGCCCAAACGAGCAGAGAACCAACCAAATGAGTGACGCTGACACACTCCTGTTTAAGAAGATGGAGCAGCCCTTTTTCCAGTGCCTCCTAGACATCTACGACCGTCTGGGAAGTAAAAAtctaaaaatgaaatacgtCAAGACGGTACTGAAAGAAATCGAAAACGCCTGCCACTTAGTGCTGTATGATAAGGTTCGAAGCTTCATACGGGATGTGGGTGCCAAGTATAGCGGTTCCACTGGGGGGGCAACACATGGAGAGGGTACCAGTGGAGACTACTCCAGGAGAGATGGCTACAATGTGAATATCTCCGTTCGCATTCCCCAAGTGAAGGACATCTACTCGCTCATCCTGAGGAAGTACATGCCGCAAAGCGGGTCGAGTGCCCAGAGCGACGATCCGAGGGA includes:
- a CDS encoding TBC domain containing protein (encoded by transcript PVX_083320A), translated to MKLEEEKDEKKKDQTEKKNISQRMKKLCSILNSPIIDINELKNILWGGISDEVAFDVRENCWKLALGYLPLNREDTDKVLKKKRDEYENLKKEYYNKSKLSEEELKILRQIKVDIPRTKSCYNIFNHKKIQQLSEHVLFIYSVRHPACGYVQGINDLVTPFLIVFLRPIVLKKEINSDDIDNIADEELRNVESDLYFCLSKLLEQIQDNYTFGQPGIQRAIIKVKEIVKRIDNSLFNHIYENNIDFIQFSFRWVNCLLLREFPINISVRLLDTYISDICDIFTDFHPYICAVFLVHWSKYLKEMDFQQMLLFMQRFPTHNWKIQDIESILSEAFVLKNAFQSSPKHFS